The following coding sequences lie in one Mycobacterium sp. DL440 genomic window:
- a CDS encoding transglycosylase family protein, with protein sequence MSGRHRKPTTSSSAKGVAKIAVTGAAIAGGSLAMASQAMAATDGEWDTVARCESGGNWAINTGNGYHGGLQFSPSTWRSNGGGEYAPSAFMATKEQQIAVAERVLAGQGKGAWPVCGRGLSGSTPRNVVNEPAPAPLDAPAVNGELPPGPDAAPLDAPLPADAPPPAPENLPPAPENLPPAPEDLPPAPENLPPAPEAPAPEAAPLDAALAPAPETAPISDAALQVPAPEAPAPEAPAPEAPAPAPAVQPVSYFDQIQQAIEKQGLDGNIVING encoded by the coding sequence ATGAGTGGACGGCATCGCAAGCCCACCACGTCTTCATCAGCCAAGGGCGTCGCCAAGATCGCGGTGACCGGCGCTGCGATCGCAGGCGGCAGCCTCGCGATGGCGAGCCAGGCGATGGCCGCGACCGACGGCGAATGGGACACCGTGGCTCGCTGCGAGTCAGGTGGCAACTGGGCGATCAACACCGGCAACGGCTACCACGGTGGCCTGCAGTTCTCGCCCAGTACGTGGCGTTCAAACGGTGGCGGCGAGTATGCACCCAGCGCCTTCATGGCCACCAAGGAACAGCAGATCGCCGTCGCCGAGCGCGTGCTGGCCGGCCAGGGCAAGGGCGCTTGGCCCGTCTGCGGTCGCGGCCTCTCGGGCTCCACCCCGCGCAACGTGGTCAACGAGCCCGCTCCGGCCCCGCTGGATGCGCCCGCGGTCAACGGCGAACTGCCGCCCGGCCCCGACGCCGCGCCGCTCGACGCACCGCTCCCGGCAGACGCCCCGCCGCCTGCCCCTGAGAACCTGCCCCCGGCACCCGAGAACCTGCCCCCGGCGCCGGAGGACCTGCCGCCGGCTCCCGAGAACCTGCCGCCGGCACCGGAGGCACCGGCCCCTGAGGCTGCACCGCTGGACGCCGCGCTGGCCCCGGCTCCCGAGACCGCACCGATCTCTGACGCCGCACTGCAGGTACCCGCCCCTGAGGCACCGGCTCCTGAGGCACCAGCTCCTGAAGCGCCCGCTCCCGCCCCTGCGGTACAGCCGGTCAGCTATTTCGATCAGATCCAGCAGGCCATCGAGAAGCAGGGCCTCGACGGCAACATCGTCATCAACGGCTGA
- a CDS encoding molybdenum cofactor biosynthesis protein MoaE, whose protein sequence is MSASVIRVELTEMPISLTEYEALVAHEAAGAVVGFSGVVRDHDGGRTVIRLDYSAHPDALQTLQEVAAEVAAQAAGVRAIAVSHRIGTLHIGDAALVAAVAADHRRAAFETCARLVDTVKERLPVWKHQYFSDGTDEWVGSA, encoded by the coding sequence ATGAGCGCATCCGTCATACGTGTCGAGCTGACCGAGATGCCGATCTCGCTGACCGAGTACGAGGCGCTGGTGGCACATGAGGCGGCCGGAGCCGTGGTCGGGTTCTCCGGGGTGGTGCGTGATCACGACGGCGGCCGTACGGTCATCCGGCTGGACTACTCCGCGCACCCTGATGCCCTTCAGACCTTGCAGGAGGTGGCCGCCGAGGTGGCCGCGCAAGCCGCCGGGGTACGTGCCATTGCGGTCAGCCACCGCATCGGAACCCTGCATATAGGAGACGCCGCCCTGGTGGCCGCTGTAGCAGCGGACCATCGCAGGGCGGCGTTCGAAACCTGTGCCCGTCTCGTCGACACCGTCAAAGAGCGGCTACCGGTATGGAAGCACCAGTACTTCTCCGATGGCACCGACGAATGGGTCGGTTCGGCCTGA
- the moaC gene encoding cyclic pyranopterin monophosphate synthase MoaC, whose protein sequence is MVDVTAKAVTKRTAVAVGTLHTRPDVVDLIASGGLPKGDALATARIAGILAAKRTPDLIPLCHQLALTGVDVDFDARDAEVAITATVRSTDRTGVEMEALTAVSVAALTLYDMIKAVDPAARIDDIKVMRKEGGKTGVWESPSEKTQQ, encoded by the coding sequence ATGGTCGACGTCACGGCCAAGGCTGTCACCAAACGCACCGCGGTGGCCGTGGGCACGCTGCACACCCGCCCGGATGTGGTGGACCTCATCGCCTCGGGCGGCCTGCCCAAGGGTGACGCTCTGGCCACTGCGCGGATCGCCGGAATCCTGGCCGCCAAGCGGACGCCCGATCTGATCCCGCTGTGCCATCAACTGGCGCTGACCGGCGTCGACGTGGACTTCGACGCCCGCGACGCCGAGGTCGCCATCACCGCCACCGTGCGCAGCACCGACCGCACCGGGGTTGAGATGGAGGCCCTGACGGCGGTGAGCGTCGCCGCGCTGACGCTGTACGACATGATCAAGGCCGTCGACCCTGCCGCACGCATCGACGACATCAAGGTGATGCGCAAAGAAGGCGGTAAAACGGGAGTATGGGAAAGCCCGTCGGAAAAAACTCAGCAGTGA
- a CDS encoding helicase-associated domain-containing protein gives MTAAQTPGFPLGAWLSDLDALALIRLLELRPDLSQPPPGTIAALAARANSRQSIKAATDSLDFLRLAVLDALLVLHADTQAVAASEVSELLGARVGADDVTAALEDLRERALVWGEATVRVAPEVASGLPWFVGQAAVEVSQHSAEEIAGLLGALDDAQSDLLARLLEGSPMGRTRDAAPDTPPDRPVPRLVEAGLLRRIDADTVILPRVVGQVMRGEAPGPVELTAPTLQTSTTKPADVDAVAAGAAIDLLREIDLIVETLGSTPVPELRNGGLGVRDVKRLAKTTGIDEPRLGLLLELAAGAGLIAAGMPEPDPGDGTGPYWAPTVAADRFIESPTATRWHLLAATWLDLPARPALIGSRGPDNKPFAALSDSLYSTAAPLDRRLLLSVLAELAPGTGVDGAEASRAMVWRRPRWAVRLQPATVSGLLAEAHSLGMVGRGAISMPARGLLAGDPDEDVLAAMAKALPKPLDHFLLQADLTVIVPGPLERDLAEHLAEVATVESAGAAMVYRISEASIRRALDAGRTASELHALFEKNSKTPVPQGLTYLIDDVARRHGQLRVGMATSFLRCEDPALLAQAVASPGADRLELRLLAPTVAVSQAPIADVLAVLREAGFAPAAEDSTGTVVDIRARGARVVAPTRRRVYRPPTPPTAQTLGAIVAVLRKVASGPFANVRLDPAMAITQLQNAAINQTSVVIGYVDPAGVATQRVVSPVNVRGGQLTAFDPAAGRVREFAIHRVTSVVSADTD, from the coding sequence ATGACCGCCGCACAGACTCCCGGATTCCCGCTGGGCGCCTGGCTGTCCGACCTCGACGCCTTGGCCCTGATCCGCCTGCTGGAACTGCGGCCCGACCTGAGCCAGCCGCCACCGGGAACGATCGCCGCGCTTGCCGCGCGCGCCAACTCACGGCAGTCGATCAAGGCTGCCACCGATTCCCTGGACTTCCTGCGGCTGGCCGTGCTGGATGCGCTGCTGGTCCTGCACGCCGACACCCAGGCCGTCGCGGCTTCCGAGGTGAGCGAACTGTTGGGCGCGCGCGTCGGCGCCGACGACGTGACCGCCGCGCTCGAAGATCTGCGCGAGCGGGCCCTGGTGTGGGGCGAGGCCACCGTCCGGGTGGCGCCCGAGGTGGCCTCCGGCCTGCCCTGGTTCGTCGGCCAGGCCGCCGTCGAGGTGTCCCAGCACAGTGCCGAAGAGATCGCCGGCCTGCTCGGCGCGCTCGACGACGCCCAGAGCGATCTGCTGGCCCGGTTGCTGGAGGGCTCACCCATGGGCCGTACCCGCGACGCGGCACCCGACACCCCGCCGGACCGGCCGGTGCCGCGACTGGTGGAGGCCGGGCTGCTGCGCCGGATCGACGCCGACACGGTCATCCTGCCCCGTGTGGTCGGCCAGGTGATGCGCGGCGAGGCGCCGGGCCCGGTGGAGTTGACCGCACCGACACTTCAGACGTCGACGACGAAGCCTGCCGACGTGGACGCCGTGGCCGCCGGCGCGGCCATCGACCTACTGCGCGAGATCGACTTGATCGTCGAAACCCTCGGCAGCACACCGGTTCCCGAGTTGCGCAACGGCGGGCTCGGGGTGCGCGACGTAAAACGGTTGGCCAAGACCACCGGCATCGACGAACCACGGTTGGGACTGCTGCTGGAACTGGCCGCCGGCGCGGGGCTGATCGCGGCCGGGATGCCCGAACCGGACCCCGGTGACGGGACCGGACCCTACTGGGCGCCGACGGTGGCCGCCGACCGGTTCATCGAATCCCCCACGGCCACCCGCTGGCACCTGCTGGCCGCCACCTGGCTGGACCTGCCGGCCCGGCCGGCCTTGATCGGCAGCCGCGGCCCGGACAACAAACCCTTTGCCGCACTGTCGGATTCGCTGTATTCAACGGCAGCTCCCCTGGACCGCAGACTGCTGCTGAGCGTGCTGGCCGAGCTGGCTCCAGGCACCGGAGTCGACGGCGCCGAGGCATCCCGGGCGATGGTCTGGCGACGGCCACGCTGGGCGGTGCGGCTGCAACCGGCCACCGTCAGCGGGTTGCTCGCCGAGGCTCACTCGCTGGGCATGGTGGGCCGTGGTGCGATCAGCATGCCGGCCCGTGGCCTGCTGGCCGGCGACCCCGACGAGGACGTGCTGGCCGCGATGGCCAAGGCGCTGCCCAAACCGCTCGACCACTTCCTGCTGCAGGCCGACCTCACAGTGATCGTGCCCGGCCCGCTGGAGCGGGATCTGGCCGAGCACCTGGCCGAGGTGGCCACCGTCGAATCGGCGGGCGCGGCGATGGTCTACCGCATCAGCGAAGCGTCCATCCGGCGCGCACTCGATGCCGGGCGCACCGCCAGCGAGTTACATGCCCTTTTCGAGAAGAACTCGAAAACCCCGGTCCCGCAAGGGTTGACATATCTCATCGACGACGTCGCACGCCGCCACGGCCAGCTGCGGGTCGGGATGGCCACGTCGTTCCTGCGGTGCGAAGATCCGGCGCTGCTGGCCCAGGCCGTCGCCTCACCGGGGGCCGACCGCCTCGAGTTGCGGTTGCTGGCCCCGACCGTGGCGGTGTCGCAGGCGCCGATCGCCGATGTGCTCGCGGTGCTGCGCGAGGCCGGGTTCGCGCCCGCCGCCGAGGACTCCACCGGCACCGTCGTCGATATCAGGGCCCGCGGTGCGCGCGTCGTCGCACCGACCCGGCGCCGCGTCTACCGTCCGCCCACCCCTCCGACCGCCCAGACCCTGGGCGCGATCGTCGCGGTGCTGCGCAAGGTGGCGTCCGGACCGTTCGCCAACGTGCGCCTGGACCCGGCGATGGCCATCACCCAATTGCAGAACGCCGCGATCAACCAGACCTCCGTGGTGATCGGATACGTCGACCCTGCCGGGGTGGCCACCCAGCGGGTGGTCTCCCCCGTCAACGTGCGGGGCGGTCAGTTGACCGCATTCGATCCGGCCGCCGGGCGGGTCCGCGAGTTCGCCATCCACCGCGTCACATCGGTGGTGTCGGCCGATACTGATTAG
- a CDS encoding molybdenum cofactor biosynthesis protein B, which yields MTRSARVIIASTRAAAGVYDDRTGPLIVGWLAGRGYDVTEQMVVADGHAVGDALRAALAERVDLIITSGGTGISPTDATPESTMAVLDYQIPGLADAIRRAGVHKVPTSVLSRGVCGVAGRTLIVNLPGSPGGVKDGLGVLAGVLEHALDQLSGKDHR from the coding sequence GTGACCCGTTCGGCGCGGGTCATCATCGCCTCCACCCGCGCCGCAGCAGGGGTGTACGACGACCGGACCGGCCCTCTCATCGTCGGCTGGCTCGCCGGTCGGGGATACGACGTCACCGAACAGATGGTGGTCGCTGACGGGCATGCCGTCGGCGACGCACTGCGCGCCGCCCTGGCCGAACGCGTCGACCTGATCATCACCTCCGGCGGCACCGGGATCTCACCGACCGACGCGACGCCGGAATCCACCATGGCGGTACTCGACTATCAGATACCCGGACTGGCCGATGCGATCCGGCGGGCCGGCGTACACAAGGTGCCCACTTCGGTGCTGTCCCGCGGCGTCTGTGGCGTCGCCGGGCGCACCCTGATCGTCAACCTGCCCGGATCGCCGGGCGGTGTGAAGGATGGACTGGGCGTGCTGGCCGGCGTACTGGAGCATGCGTTGGACCAGCTGAGCGGCAAGGACCACCGATGA
- a CDS encoding alpha/beta hydrolase family protein, which produces MLIAADQVPPAYRGVSLLHGWLPPTLQAIAAVALIAAIGWRTRRWRLIWLPCAIAVGLGLTAWARWFVHSQGLAGDPAPAALWIWIGLTGLAVAVLALGWRGSRWRRRTASAAAVPLCLLSVGIAVNLWVGYFPTVTALWNQVTAGPLPGETDLATALDQRRRGEIPSHGELVSVTIPADESGFTHRDELVYLPPAWFAPSAPELPVVMMIAGEFNTPADWARSGNAIATIDAFAAEHGGNTPVFVFVDVGGSFNNDTECVNGPRGNVADHLTKDVPPYLTSTFGVRDAGWGVVGWSMGGTCAVDLTVMYPELFSSFVDIAGDTGPNAGTKEQTIARLYGGDAAAWATFDPTTVIDRHGTYQGVSGWFVISSDAPVKRGAHPANPDAVGLGGQDAGGNPGDQTEAAHTLCDLGRSHGITCAITALPGKHDWPFAEEVLTTTLPWLAGAVGTPGVPQVPLPSGGAPPPAPMAAPR; this is translated from the coding sequence ATGTTGATCGCTGCGGATCAGGTACCGCCCGCGTACCGCGGAGTGTCGCTGCTGCACGGATGGCTGCCGCCGACGTTGCAGGCGATCGCGGCCGTGGCGCTGATCGCGGCGATCGGCTGGCGCACCCGGCGCTGGCGCCTGATCTGGCTGCCGTGCGCGATCGCCGTCGGCCTTGGCCTGACGGCGTGGGCCCGCTGGTTCGTCCACTCACAGGGGCTCGCCGGCGATCCGGCACCGGCGGCGTTGTGGATCTGGATTGGGCTGACCGGATTGGCGGTGGCCGTGCTGGCACTGGGCTGGCGCGGCAGCCGCTGGCGGCGCCGGACCGCTTCGGCGGCCGCGGTCCCGTTGTGCCTGCTCAGCGTGGGCATCGCGGTCAATCTCTGGGTTGGCTACTTTCCCACGGTCACCGCCCTGTGGAACCAGGTGACGGCCGGCCCCCTGCCGGGTGAGACCGATCTGGCCACCGCCCTCGACCAGCGCCGGCGAGGTGAGATCCCGTCCCACGGCGAGCTGGTGTCCGTCACGATCCCGGCCGACGAGTCCGGCTTCACACACCGCGACGAGTTGGTGTACCTGCCGCCGGCCTGGTTTGCCCCATCGGCACCCGAGCTTCCCGTGGTCATGATGATCGCCGGGGAATTCAACACCCCGGCCGATTGGGCGCGCAGCGGCAACGCCATCGCCACCATCGACGCCTTCGCCGCCGAACACGGCGGCAACACCCCGGTGTTCGTCTTCGTCGATGTCGGCGGCTCCTTCAACAACGACACCGAATGCGTCAACGGTCCACGCGGGAACGTCGCCGACCACCTCACCAAGGACGTTCCTCCCTATCTGACCAGCACCTTCGGCGTACGGGACGCCGGCTGGGGTGTGGTCGGCTGGTCGATGGGCGGAACCTGCGCGGTGGATCTGACCGTGATGTATCCCGAGCTGTTCAGTTCCTTCGTCGACATCGCCGGGGACACCGGCCCGAATGCGGGGACCAAGGAGCAGACCATCGCCCGCTTGTACGGCGGGGACGCCGCCGCATGGGCCACCTTCGACCCGACCACGGTGATCGACAGGCACGGCACCTACCAGGGAGTGTCCGGTTGGTTCGTGATCTCCTCGGATGCCCCGGTCAAACGCGGGGCACATCCGGCCAATCCCGATGCGGTCGGCCTCGGCGGGCAGGACGCCGGGGGCAATCCAGGTGATCAGACCGAGGCCGCGCACACCCTGTGCGACCTGGGCCGCAGCCACGGCATCACCTGTGCGATCACGGCGCTGCCGGGCAAGCATGACTGGCCGTTCGCCGAAGAGGTCCTCACCACCACGCTGCCGTGGCTGGCCGGTGCGGTCGGAACCCCCGGGGTGCCCCAGGTACCGCTGCCATCCGGCGGCGCGCCGCCACCCGCGCCGATGGCTGCCCCGCGCTAA